The DNA region GGTCCATGTTGAGCAGGTTGGCGTCCAGCGCGGGCGGCAGCGCGAGGCCCCGGTAGTTGCCGGGTGCGGCGTGCACCTTGTCGAGGGCGAGGCGCGGGTCGGCGAGGGCCTGGCGGACGTCCGGATAGCGGGTCACCAGCCAGGCGGGCAGGCCGTCCAGGCCGACGATGCGCTGGACGGGCGCCTCGGCGCGCAGCTTGGCGTAGGCGCCGTACGGGTCGGCGAGCAGGGACTTCACGGTCGGGTCGAGGGATGTCACCCGGTCAGCCTACGGGTAGCGGACATGCGCCCTGGCGGGGCATCAGCCCGCCACTTATGGTCAGTGCCCATGACAAAAACTCGCCGCACCGCCGGACGCGCCACCGGACAAGCCGCCACCCTGGCTACCGCCCTCGCCGGCACCCTCGCCGCCCTGCTCGCCCGGGCCACCGTCGCCCAGGCCGCCACGCAGGTCTCACCGGCCTGCCGGAGCAGCAGGACCAGGTCGCCTCACCGGAGTTCGAGCACAACGAGGCGGCGATCTCGGACGAGATCGGCGCGATCCTGCGCAGCGCCCGGCTCTGAGCCGGCAGACCCCGCGGAACGTCGAACGGCCCTACAGTGGTGCACGCCCCGCAGCGGCGCGGGGCGTGCAAGGGGGAGCACATGGAACGGAAGCGTTCACTGCGCCTCGCCGCCCTCGCGGCGGCGCTGGGTGTCCTGCTGACGGCAGCCGGGTCCGCGAGCGGGCTTTCGGGCGCTCCGGACGACGGCATGTCGCCCGAGGCCCGGACCTACCTGACGACGGCCCTGGACCTGATGGAGCAGCACTCCGTCCTCCGCCACCAGGTGGACTGGGCCCAGCTGCGGCGCCGGGCGCTGGACCAGGCGCACGGCGCCCGGACGGCGGCCGACACCTACGGGGTCATCGCCTCGGCGCTGAACTCCGTGCACGACGGCCACAGCTTCTTCGCCGCCCCGAAGACGGCCGCGGCCGTCTTCGGCGCCGTCGAGCTCGATCCCCAGGGTCTCCAGGGCACCTCGCTGGACGGCGACGGGATCGGCTACCTGGTGCTGCGCGCCGTGGAGGGCTCGGCGGCGACCCTCGACGGGTACGTCCGGCGGGGCCGCCAGGCCGTGGCGACCGCGGACCGGGCCGGGGCCTGCGGCTGGATCGTGGACCTGCGCGGGGACAGCGGCGGCGCCGTCCGGCCGATGCTGGCCGTCCTGGGGCCGATCCTCGGCGACGGACCGGCCGGCGGCATGGTCGACGCCGACGGCCGCCGGGCCGCCTGGTCGGTCGAGCACGGCAACGGCTACGAGGACGGCCGACCGATCGGCTGGGCGGACAGCCGGCCGATCGCCCGGAGCGTGCCGCCGGTCGCCGTCCTGACCGGCCAACACACCGCCAGCTCCGGCGAGGCGGTGGTGGTCGCCTTCCACGGCCGCCCGGGCACCCGGTTCTTCGGCGAGCCGACCTACGGCGTCCCCACCGGGAACAACCCCTTCCGCCTCTCCGACGGGGCGGTCCTGAACCTCACCACCGCCGACGACGTCGACCGCACCGGCCGCACGTACGACGCCCCCATCCCGCCCGACGAGGAGGTGGCCAACGACCCCGCCGCCGCAGTGGGCAGCGACCGGGACCGGGTGCTGGCGGCGGCCCGGGCCTGGCTGCACCGGCAGCCCGGCTGCCAGGGGAGTCAGGGGAGCCAGGCCGGGTAGGCGAAGCGCGTCCCCGCCGCCCGGGCGCGGGACTCGGTGATCTCGGTCCAGGCCGCCTCGCGGCCGGCCCAGTGCGAGCCCTCGACCGACTTGCCGCGTTCGAGGTCCTTGTACACCTGGAAGAAGTGGGTGATCTCCAGAAGGTCGAACTCGCGCAGGTCGCCGATGTCGCGCAGGTCCGCGTAGCGCGGATCGTGGGCCGGGACGCAGAGGATCTTCTGGTCCGGGCCGCGCTCGTCGCGCATCACCCACATGCCGACCGCCCGGCAGGTGAGCACGCAGCCGGGCACGGCCGGCTCGCCGCCGAGGACGAGGGCGTCCAGCGGTTCGCCGTCACCGCCGAGGGTGCCCTCGACGTAGCCGTAGTCCGCGGGATAGCGGGTGGCGGTGAAGAGCGTGCGGTCGAGGCGGATCCGGCCCGCGTCGAAGTCCATCACGTACTTGTTCCGCGACCCCTGCGGGATCTCGATCATCACCTCGAACTCGGCGGGTTCCACCGGTGGCCTCCTCCACGGTCATGCACCACCATCGCACGCCCGGCGGGCGTCCGCAGGGTCGCCCGGAGGAGCCGCCGGCGACCGTCCTGTCCGGGGCGTCCGAGCGCGGGCGCACGCCTGCGCCGACCGGGTGCCGGTGCGCAGCCCGGAGTCCCGCTTCAGCGGACGGTCGCCTGCCAGCGGCCCTGCTCGGGGCGGGCCTCGGGGTCCGTGCCCGGCCAGGGCGGCATGGTGACGGCGGTGATCCGCAGCGGTCCGTCGCCGTCCGGGTCGGCCCGGAACTGGAAGGAGGTGCCCAGCGGGATCGACACCGCCGTGCCGACCGCGGGCCGGACGGTCGCCTCCCGGCCGTCCTGGCGCCGCCACAGCTCGCCGCCGCCCGCGGTGACCTGCCACAGCTCCTGCACGGTGGCGTGCGACGCCGCGCGGAGGACCTGCCCGGGGGCGAGCTCGAAGACCGCGAGGCTGCCCCGCCCGTCCAGCACCAGCAGCGGGCGGACCACGGCGCCGTCCGGGGCGGTCACCACGGGGGCGTCACCGGCCTCGGCGCTCTCGAAGGGTTGGTGTACAGGCTGTACGGGTTGATCGCTCATCCGAGCCCCGGTCCCTCTCGTACGACGGAGTACCTGGGCTCGTCCCCCAC from Kitasatospora cathayae includes:
- a CDS encoding S41 family peptidase translates to MERKRSLRLAALAAALGVLLTAAGSASGLSGAPDDGMSPEARTYLTTALDLMEQHSVLRHQVDWAQLRRRALDQAHGARTAADTYGVIASALNSVHDGHSFFAAPKTAAAVFGAVELDPQGLQGTSLDGDGIGYLVLRAVEGSAATLDGYVRRGRQAVATADRAGACGWIVDLRGDSGGAVRPMLAVLGPILGDGPAGGMVDADGRRAAWSVEHGNGYEDGRPIGWADSRPIARSVPPVAVLTGQHTASSGEAVVVAFHGRPGTRFFGEPTYGVPTGNNPFRLSDGAVLNLTTADDVDRTGRTYDAPIPPDEEVANDPAAAVGSDRDRVLAAARAWLHRQPGCQGSQGSQAG
- a CDS encoding inorganic diphosphatase, translating into MIEIPQGSRNKYVMDFDAGRIRLDRTLFTATRYPADYGYVEGTLGGDGEPLDALVLGGEPAVPGCVLTCRAVGMWVMRDERGPDQKILCVPAHDPRYADLRDIGDLREFDLLEITHFFQVYKDLERGKSVEGSHWAGREAAWTEITESRARAAGTRFAYPAWLP
- a CDS encoding cupin domain-containing protein — translated: MSDQPVQPVHQPFESAEAGDAPVVTAPDGAVVRPLLVLDGRGSLAVFELAPGQVLRAASHATVQELWQVTAGGGELWRRQDGREATVRPAVGTAVSIPLGTSFQFRADPDGDGPLRITAVTMPPWPGTDPEARPEQGRWQATVR